CGACGATCACTTCCCCGCGGTACGCCAGCGCCAGCGATATCGAAAAAAACGGGAACCCGTGAATGAAATTCGTCGTTCCGTCGATCGGATCGATGATCCAGACGTATTCCGCCTCCGCCGCCTCCTCGACGGTCACCGCGCCCGGCTCGCCCGCACCCGTCCCCTCTTCGCCGAGAAACGCATGGCCGGGAAAATGCGTCCGGATCAAATTGCGGATCATCGTCTCCGTGCCGCGGTCGACTTCCGTGACGAGATCGCGCTCCGACGACTTCGTCTGCACGCTCGTCGGCTGGCCGAGCCGCGTCTTCAGCCACTCGCCCGCCTTGGCGGCCGTGCTGACGGCGACGGCGGTGAAGCTTTTGCCCGATACGATTTGCGACAAGCTTGGCACACCTCCGACACCATCATACCACGCGCGGCCGTCCGCTTCCAATGCCGGAAGCCCTATTCCCCATCCCTTTTTCGCGCCTTTTTCCGCCCGCTATACTTCAGGAAAGCAAGTATGATTTTTTATACACCTTTCCTTTCCCTGCCGTTTGCCCTACAATAAAAAGCGGCACCAGTCTTACCAAACGAACAATCGCAAACGGAGGAGGAAAGACGCCGTGAAAGCTTTCCGGTTCCACAATCCGACCGTGCTTTACTACGGCGCCGGCCAGATCGAAGCCCATCTCGCCGCCGAGGTGCGCAAATACGGCAGCCGCGTGCTGCTCGTATACGGAGGCGGCAGCATCAAACGTTTCGGCCTTTACGACAAAGTAACGGGCATCCTGAAAAACGCCGGCTGCACGGTCTTCGAACTGCCGGGCGTAGAGCCGAATCCGAGGCTTTCGTCCGTGCGGCGCGGCATCGACATTTGCCGGAATGAAAACATCGAACTGATTCTCGCCGTCGGCGGCGGTTCCGTGCTCGACGCCGCCAAGGCGATCGCGGCCGGCGCGAAATACAACGGCGACGTCTGGGATTTTTATACGAAGCGCGCCGTCGTGCAGGACGCGCTGCCGCTCGGCACGATCCTGACGCTGGCGGCCACCGGCTCCGAAATGAACGGCAACAGCGTCATCACCAACTGGGAAACGAAAGACAAGCTGTCGACCGGTTCGCCGCATCTGTACCCGAAGTTCTCATTCTGCGATCCGGCCAACACGGTCACCGTGCCGCGCGACCAGACCGTCTACGGCATCGTCGATATGATCAGCCACGTGTTCGAGCAGTACTTCTCGCCGACCCCGCACACGCCGCTTCAGGACCGGCTGTGCGAGGCGGTCATGCGCACGATCGTCGAACACGCGCCGCGCGTTCTGGAACAGCCGGACAGCCTGGAAGCGCGCGAAACGATGATGTACTGCAGCACGATGGCGCTTAACGGCATGATCAGCATGGGCATGGAGGGCGATTGGGCGACCCACAACATCGAGCACGAAATCAGCGCGATCTACGACATTCCGCACGGCGGCGGGCTGGCGATCGTCTTTCCGCGCTGGATGGAATACGTCGTCGACGCAGGCGTGGAAAAGTTTTACCAGATGGCCGTCCGCGTGTTCGACGTCGACCCGGCCGGCAAAACAAAACGCGACGTCGCGCTGGAGGGCATCGGCCGCGTCAAAACATTTTTCCGCTCGATCGGCGCGCCGTCGTCGCTCGCCGACTACGGCATCGGCGGCGAAAACATCCCCGTCATGGCGGAAAAGGCGGTGCGGTTCGGCCCGATCGGCCGGTTCAAGGTGCTGCACAAGGAAGACGTCGAACGCATCCTGAGCGCCTGTCTGTAATCCGAACCTTCATCCCGCGGCGAAAAGAGGGATCGACATGCGCGTCGTCGTCATCGGCGGTACGGGTCACGTCGGCACGTACCTGATTCCCCGGCTCGTCCGGCTCGGCCACGAAGTGATCAACGTCAGCCGAGGAACGTCGCGGCCCTATCTGCCCCACGCCGCCTGGAACCGGGTGCGTCACGTCGCGCTGGACCGGCAAAGCGAAGAGGCGGCAGGCGCGTTCGGCGCCCGCATCGCGGCGCTCGAACCCCACGTCGTCGTCGACATGATCTGTTTTACCGAAGAAAGCGCCCGGCAGCTGGTCGAAGCACTGGCCGGGCGCGTCCAGCATTATCTCTTTTGCGGCACGATCTGGGTGCACGGCCCGAGCGTCGAAGTGCCGACGACGGAAAGCGAGCCGCGCCGGCCGTTCGGCGAATACGGCATCCGCAAGGCGGCGACCGAAGCGTATCTGCTCGACCAAGCGCGCCGCCGCGGATTTCCGGCGACCGTGCTGCATCCCGGCCATATCGTCGGCCCGGGCTGGGTGCCGCTCAACCCGCAGGGCAATTTCAATCCGGACGTGTTTTCGCGTCTGGCGTGCGGGGAACCGGTGCTGCTTCCGAACCTCGGCCTGGAAACCGTTCACCACGTCCACGCCGACGACGTCGCGCAGGCGTTCGTGCTTGCGATCGAAAACCGCAGCGTCGCCCTCGGCGAAAGCTTCCACGTCGTGTCGCCGGCCGCGCTCACGCTGCGCGGTTACGCCGAGCAGGTCGCCGGCTGGTTCGGACAGACCGCCCGCCTCGAATTCGCGCCGTGGGACGTATGGAAAACGACGGTCTCTCCACAGGACGCTGAAGCGACATGGGACCACATCGCGCACAGTCCCAACTGCAGCATCGCCAAGGCGAAGCGGCTGCTCGGCTACCGGCCGCGGTACGGTTCGCTGGACGCCGTCTACGAATCCGTCATGTGGCTGGTCGAACGGGGGATCGTCCGGACGCGTTCTGATGCTTGAGACCGCAAGAAGGGCCGCGCCCGTCCGAACGCGGCCCCTTCTCTTTTTTTCCGAAAAACCGGGCGTACTTTCCCGCTCGTTTACGCCCGATCGTCTGTCACTCGACTTCATCCTATCGCGATCGCGCCCGACGGCTATCAAACGATTATGGCCGTTTCTGTTCTTTTTTCGACCGGTTTCGGTAATCGGCCGGCGTCATGCCGGTGTAGCCTTTGAACGTTTTGATGAAATAACTGGCATTGTCGTAACCGAGCATTTCGGAAATGCGCGAAACCGGGTGGACGGTCTGGTCGAGCAGCTCTTTTGCGCGCTCCATCTTCACCCTCGTGACGTAGTCGATGAACGATTCGCCCGTTTCCTTGCGGAACAGACGGCAAAAATAGCTGGGGTTCAAATGCAGGTGACGCGACACTTCTTCCAGCGTCACCCTCCTGTCCATGTGCAGGGCGACATACTGGGCGGCCTGCAAAATTTCTGGTTTCCGGCTGAGCCGCAAAATTTCCTCGACCGCCGGGAACATCGCTTGAAAATGATTCAGCATCCAGTCGCGCAAATGCGCCCACGAATCGATCTCGAGAATTTCCTTGTGCGCGACGTCCGACGCGACGACCGAACGAAACTGCTGCAGCGACTGAAACTTCAGCTTCAGATCGAGCA
The sequence above is drawn from the Candidatus Reconcilbacillus cellulovorans genome and encodes:
- a CDS encoding epimerase, translated to MRVVVIGGTGHVGTYLIPRLVRLGHEVINVSRGTSRPYLPHAAWNRVRHVALDRQSEEAAGAFGARIAALEPHVVVDMICFTEESARQLVEALAGRVQHYLFCGTIWVHGPSVEVPTTESEPRRPFGEYGIRKAATEAYLLDQARRRGFPATVLHPGHIVGPGWVPLNPQGNFNPDVFSRLACGEPVLLPNLGLETVHHVHADDVAQAFVLAIENRSVALGESFHVVSPAALTLRGYAEQVAGWFGQTARLEFAPWDVWKTTVSPQDAEATWDHIAHSPNCSIAKAKRLLGYRPRYGSLDAVYESVMWLVERGIVRTRSDA
- a CDS encoding NADH-dependent alcohol dehydrogenase, which codes for MKAFRFHNPTVLYYGAGQIEAHLAAEVRKYGSRVLLVYGGGSIKRFGLYDKVTGILKNAGCTVFELPGVEPNPRLSSVRRGIDICRNENIELILAVGGGSVLDAAKAIAAGAKYNGDVWDFYTKRAVVQDALPLGTILTLAATGSEMNGNSVITNWETKDKLSTGSPHLYPKFSFCDPANTVTVPRDQTVYGIVDMISHVFEQYFSPTPHTPLQDRLCEAVMRTIVEHAPRVLEQPDSLEARETMMYCSTMALNGMISMGMEGDWATHNIEHEISAIYDIPHGGGLAIVFPRWMEYVVDAGVEKFYQMAVRVFDVDPAGKTKRDVALEGIGRVKTFFRSIGAPSSLADYGIGGENIPVMAEKAVRFGPIGRFKVLHKEDVERILSACL